Proteins encoded together in one Oenanthe melanoleuca isolate GR-GAL-2019-014 chromosome 7, OMel1.0, whole genome shotgun sequence window:
- the R3HDM1 gene encoding R3H domain-containing protein 1 isoform X3, whose amino-acid sequence MRMSDILTVKDETDAMKGPEAEFKDTDTVENLKKSGSEEQIEVEKDENCPDNKNNMPRPAQSFGQTVKRSKSNTKLKLVRSLAVCEEYPPPPTAEISQDFQEKIQIQLSQSFEKEEKPAKDESEKEKSSDKLSRKMLSRDSSQEYTDSTGIDLHEFLVNTLKNNPRDRMMLLKLEQEILDFIGNNEVPRKKFPPMTSYHRMLLHRVAAYFGLEHNVDQSGKSVIVNKTSNTRIPDQKFCEHIKDEKSDDFQKRYILKRDNSSLDKDDNQMRIRLKDDRRSKSIEEREEEYQRARERIFAQDSLCSQENYFTDKRIQEEETNSTQQRRQILRINKEASGRSANSHQSSTETEPRPWSSTDSDSSLRNLKPAVTKASSFSGISVLSRGDSSGSSKSTGRLSKTGSESSSSVGSSTGSLSHSQQPLPVPALSQPSPGTPAVYPTVSSSNSLSFDGGMSGQVAPAASSSFFLLPLEAAGIPPGSVLVNPQTGQPFLNPDGTPVVYNPPLPQQPARTQVPGAAPQPALPSPAQHQPGASPVLSQPLRALQPSSQPVQYSAVSYPPPLLPASSAQQYSVDSLGSQFSQLSLARQQPAGEGGEAGPALFQPGVVLQPPQQPGYILTAAPAAPPAAPAPPYSGPAHPVGQPVLPQQGFVQQPVPQMPPCYCTPSQYPHSSQQYRPVSVHYSTQQNQALPQPGQQTGYQILPNQQQNYQGLVGVQQSQNQNLVSGQHNNIGNQIQGVIVPYPSVPSYQVSVPQGSQAVPQQTYQQPVIIPSQSSQGLPTTGMPVYYSVIPSGQQNNLSSSVGYLQPPGSEQIQFPRTSSPCNSQQLQGQQCAAAVPPPAGAGPGGVVMMQLNVPGSAAPRNPSPPHRKPGKYYCDQPRGHKAAELSTLDGAAQLQHSPQLGSPVTSPAQSPAPAQLSNMKNIRPTLTPLSIVSQFSRPFVPGQGDARYPLLGQPLQYNPSLLRGQVTSQQCQPGNRHGNRGKKPAKKAASADLGAGEPVVGKVLEITELPEGITRVEAEKLFGELLKVGAKIRWLRDSQCLQQQQQQRRLCGDGGSEPPRAGDLASTYTVLATFPSMAAAQSALKRQSSTSVSKFRLRTSKKHYDLHVLERASSQ is encoded by the exons GAGAAGATTCAGATCCAGTTGTCACAGtcttttgaaaaagaagaaaaacctgcaAAGGATgaatcagaaaaggaaaaatccagtgATAAACTGTCCAGAAAAATGTTATCAAGAG ATTCCAGCCAGGAGTATACAGATTCCACTGGTATAGATCTTCATGAATTTTTagtaaatacattaaaaaacaatCCCAG ggacAGAATGATGCTGCTGAAATTAGAACAGGAAATTTTAGATTTCATTGGTAATAATGA AGTACCAAGAAAAAAGTTTCCCCCAATGACATCTTACCATAGAATGCTGTTGCACAGGGTAGCTGCTTACTTTGGATTAGAGCACAACGTGGACCAGAGTGGGAAGTCAGTCATAGTAAATAAAACTAGCAATACAAGAAT ACCTGACCAAAAGTTTTGTGAGCATATAAAGGATGAGAAGAGTGATGACTTCCAGAAGCGGTACATCCTTAAGAGAGATAACTCTAGTTTAGATAAAGATGACAACCAG ATGAGAATACGATTAAAAGATGACAGAAGAAGTAAATCCATAGAAGAACGTGAAGAAGAATATCAGAGAGCTAGAGAAAGGATATTTGCACAAGAT TCCCTGTGTTCCCAAGAGAATTATTTCACTGATAAAAG AATCCAGGAGGAAGAAACTAATAGTACACAACAAAGACGACAGATACTTAG AATCAATAAGGAGGCATCGGGGAGATCGGCCAACAGCCACCAGAGCAGCACGGAGACGGAGCCGcggccctggagcagcaccgACTCCGACAGCTCCCTGCGCAACCTGAAGCCCGCGGTCACCAAGGCCAGCAGCTTCAGCGGCATCTCGGTGCTGAGCCGCGGCgacagctctggcagcagcaagagcacGGGCAGGCTGTCCAAGACAG GTTCAGAGTCTTCTAGTAGTGTAGGGTCCTCCACAGGTTCTCTctctcacagccagcagcctcttccagtgccagCTCTAAGCCAGCCCTCCCCTGGCACGCCTGCCGTGTATCCAACTGTCAGCTCTAGTAACTCTCTTTCCTTTGACGGTGGCATGAGCGGGCAAGTGGCACCTGCTGCTAGCAGTAGCTTCTTTCTGCTTCCCTTGGAAGCAGCGGGCATCCCGCCTGGCAGTGTGCTGGTCAACCCTCAAACAG GCCAGCCGTTCCTCAACCCCGACGGCACTCCGGTTGTGTACAACCCGCCCCTGCCTCAGCAGCCTGCAAGGACCCaagtgcctggagctgcccctcagccagccctgcccagccctgcccagcaccagcccgGAGCCAGCCCCGTCCTCTCACAG cctctgcGTGCTCTGCAGCCCTCCTCCCAGCCTGTCCAGTACTCTGCAGTGTCGTACCCACCCCCGCTCCTGCCAGCCTCCTCTGCACAGCAATACTCTGTG gacagcctGGGGTCGCAGTTCAGCCAGCTGAGCCTGGCGCGGCAGCAGCCGGCGGGGGAAGGCGGGGAGGCGGGCCCGGCGCTGTTCCAGCCCGGCgtggtgctgcagcccccgCAGCAGCCCGGCTACATCCTGACCGCCGCGCCCgcagcgccgcccgccgcgcccgccccgccctACTCGGGGCCCGCGCACCCCGTGGGCCAGCCCGTGCTCCCGCAGCAGGGATTCGTGCAGCAGCCCGTGCCACAG ATGCCACCCTGTTACTGCACCCCCAGCCAGTACCCGCACTCCAGCCAGCAGTACCGCCCTGTTTCTGTCCATTACAGCACGCAGCAGAACCAGGCCCTGCCgcagcctggccagcagacAG GTTACCAGATTTTGCCCAACCAGCAGCAAAACTACCAGGGTTTAGTTGGAGTTCAGCAGTCTCAGAATCAAAATCTAGTCAGTGGCCAACACAACAATATTGGGAATCAAATTCAAGGTGTGATTGTTCCATATCCCTCAGTGCCATCTTATCAG GTTTCGGTGCCTCAAGGTTCCCAAGCAGTGCCCCAGCAGACATATCAGCAGCCTGTTATAATTCCCAGTCAGTCCAGCCAAGGGCTGCCCACCACAGGAATGCCAGTCTACTACAGTGTCATTCCATCAGGTCAACAGAACAACCTAAG TTCATCTGTAGGATATTTGCAGCCTCCTGGATCAGAGCAGATACAATTTCCTAGAACATCATCACCATGCAACTCACAGCAGCTTCAAGGACAGCAGTGTGCAG CCGCGGTGCCGCCgccggccggggccgggcccggggggGTGGTGATGATGCAGCTCAACGTGCCCGGCAGCGCCGCGCCGCGGAACCCGTCCCCACCGCACAGGAAACCCGGCAAGTACTACTGCGATCAGCCCCGCGGGCACAAGGCCGCCGAACTCAGCACTTTAGACGGCGCTGCACAG CTGCAGCATAGTCCTCAACTGGGcagccctgtcacctcaccAGCCCAAtcaccagcaccagcccagctgtcaAACATGAAGAACATCCGTCCCACACTGACACCTCTTTCTATTGTGTCCCAGTTTTCTAGACCTTTTGTCCCTGGACAAG GAGATGCCAGATACCCATTGCTTGGCCAACCCCTGCAATACAATCCATCTTTATTACGTGGACAAGTAACAAGCCAACAG TGTCAGCCTGGAAACAGACATGGAAACAGGGGAAAGAAACCAGCAAAGAAGGCTGCTTCAGCAGATCTTGGTGCAGGAGAACCAG ttgTGGGGAAAGTTCTAGAAATTACTGAGCTGCCAGAAGGCATAACTCGTGTGGAAGCAGAGAAGCTCTTTGGAGAACTGTTGAAGGTGGGTGCCAAGATCCGGTGGCTGCGGGACTcgcagtgcctgcagcagcagcagcagcagcggcggctcTGCGGGGACGGGGGCTCGGAGCCGCCCCGCGCCGGGGACTTGGCCTCCACCTACACGGTGCTGGCCACCTTCCCCAGCATGGCGGCCGCGCAGAGCGCACTCAAGAGACAGAGCAGTACCTCAGTCAGCAAGTTCCGCCTGAGAACCAGCAAGAAGCACTACGACCTGCACGTCCTGGAGAGGGCCAGCTCTCAGTAG
- the R3HDM1 gene encoding R3H domain-containing protein 1 isoform X5, producing the protein MRMSDILTVKDETDAMKGPEAEFKDTDTVENLKKSGSEEQIEVEKDENCPDNKNNMPEKIQIQLSQSFEKEEKPAKDESEKEKSSDKLSRKMLSRDSSQEYTDSTGIDLHEFLVNTLKNNPRDRMMLLKLEQEILDFIGNNEVPRKKFPPMTSYHRMLLHRVAAYFGLEHNVDQSGKSVIVNKTSNTRIPDQKFCEHIKDEKSDDFQKRYILKRDNSSLDKDDNQMRIRLKDDRRSKSIEEREEEYQRARERIFAQDSLCSQENYFTDKRIQEEETNSTQQRRQILRINKEASGRSANSHQSSTETEPRPWSSTDSDSSLRNLKPAVTKASSFSGISVLSRGDSSGSSKSTGRLSKTGQPFLNPDGTPVVYNPPLPQQPARTQVPGAAPQPALPSPAQHQPGASPVLSQQDSLGSQFSQLSLARQQPAGEGGEAGPALFQPGVVLQPPQQPGYILTAAPAAPPAAPAPPYSGPAHPVGQPVLPQQGFVQQPVPQMPPCYCTPSQYPHSSQQYRPVSVHYSTQQNQALPQPGQQTGYQILPNQQQNYQGLVGVQQSQNQNLVSGQHNNIGNQIQGVIVPYPSVPSYQVSVPQGSQAVPQQTYQQPVIIPSQSSQGLPTTGMPVYYSVIPSGQQNNLSSSVGYLQPPGSEQIQFPRTSSPCNSQQLQGQQCAVYSNHSSQKPSPPTLLPPSSKSKPQQAASIVHYNIVSPPSSCKSSSTGLSIMQPKKAAVPPPAGAGPGGVVMMQLNVPGSAAPRNPSPPHRKPGKYYCDQPRGHKAAELSTLDGAAQLQHSPQLGSPVTSPAQSPAPAQLSNMKNIRPTLTPLSIVSQFSRPFVPGQGDARYPLLGQPLQYNPSLLRGQVTSQQCQPGNRHGNRGKKPAKKAASADLGAGEPVVGKVLEITELPEGITRVEAEKLFGELLKVGAKIRWLRDSQCLQQQQQQRRLCGDGGSEPPRAGDLASTYTVLATFPSMAAAQSALKRQSSTSVSKFRLRTSKKHYDLHVLERASSQ; encoded by the exons GAGAAGATTCAGATCCAGTTGTCACAGtcttttgaaaaagaagaaaaacctgcaAAGGATgaatcagaaaaggaaaaatccagtgATAAACTGTCCAGAAAAATGTTATCAAGAG ATTCCAGCCAGGAGTATACAGATTCCACTGGTATAGATCTTCATGAATTTTTagtaaatacattaaaaaacaatCCCAG ggacAGAATGATGCTGCTGAAATTAGAACAGGAAATTTTAGATTTCATTGGTAATAATGA AGTACCAAGAAAAAAGTTTCCCCCAATGACATCTTACCATAGAATGCTGTTGCACAGGGTAGCTGCTTACTTTGGATTAGAGCACAACGTGGACCAGAGTGGGAAGTCAGTCATAGTAAATAAAACTAGCAATACAAGAAT ACCTGACCAAAAGTTTTGTGAGCATATAAAGGATGAGAAGAGTGATGACTTCCAGAAGCGGTACATCCTTAAGAGAGATAACTCTAGTTTAGATAAAGATGACAACCAG ATGAGAATACGATTAAAAGATGACAGAAGAAGTAAATCCATAGAAGAACGTGAAGAAGAATATCAGAGAGCTAGAGAAAGGATATTTGCACAAGAT TCCCTGTGTTCCCAAGAGAATTATTTCACTGATAAAAG AATCCAGGAGGAAGAAACTAATAGTACACAACAAAGACGACAGATACTTAG AATCAATAAGGAGGCATCGGGGAGATCGGCCAACAGCCACCAGAGCAGCACGGAGACGGAGCCGcggccctggagcagcaccgACTCCGACAGCTCCCTGCGCAACCTGAAGCCCGCGGTCACCAAGGCCAGCAGCTTCAGCGGCATCTCGGTGCTGAGCCGCGGCgacagctctggcagcagcaagagcacGGGCAGGCTGTCCAAGACAG GCCAGCCGTTCCTCAACCCCGACGGCACTCCGGTTGTGTACAACCCGCCCCTGCCTCAGCAGCCTGCAAGGACCCaagtgcctggagctgcccctcagccagccctgcccagccctgcccagcaccagcccgGAGCCAGCCCCGTCCTCTCACAG caggacagcctGGGGTCGCAGTTCAGCCAGCTGAGCCTGGCGCGGCAGCAGCCGGCGGGGGAAGGCGGGGAGGCGGGCCCGGCGCTGTTCCAGCCCGGCgtggtgctgcagcccccgCAGCAGCCCGGCTACATCCTGACCGCCGCGCCCgcagcgccgcccgccgcgcccgccccgccctACTCGGGGCCCGCGCACCCCGTGGGCCAGCCCGTGCTCCCGCAGCAGGGATTCGTGCAGCAGCCCGTGCCACAG ATGCCACCCTGTTACTGCACCCCCAGCCAGTACCCGCACTCCAGCCAGCAGTACCGCCCTGTTTCTGTCCATTACAGCACGCAGCAGAACCAGGCCCTGCCgcagcctggccagcagacAG GTTACCAGATTTTGCCCAACCAGCAGCAAAACTACCAGGGTTTAGTTGGAGTTCAGCAGTCTCAGAATCAAAATCTAGTCAGTGGCCAACACAACAATATTGGGAATCAAATTCAAGGTGTGATTGTTCCATATCCCTCAGTGCCATCTTATCAG GTTTCGGTGCCTCAAGGTTCCCAAGCAGTGCCCCAGCAGACATATCAGCAGCCTGTTATAATTCCCAGTCAGTCCAGCCAAGGGCTGCCCACCACAGGAATGCCAGTCTACTACAGTGTCATTCCATCAGGTCAACAGAACAACCTAAG TTCATCTGTAGGATATTTGCAGCCTCCTGGATCAGAGCAGATACAATTTCCTAGAACATCATCACCATGCAACTCACAGCAGCTTCAAGGACAGCAGTGTGCAG TTTATAGCAACCATTCAAGTCAGAAGCCATCACCTCCTACATTATTGCCACCTTCATCCAAGTCAAAGCCACAGCAGGCTGCTTCCATTGTGCACTACAACATAGTGTCTCCACCCTCATCATGTAAAAGTTCATCCACTGGTCTTTCCATCATGCAGCCAAAAAAAG CCGCGGTGCCGCCgccggccggggccgggcccggggggGTGGTGATGATGCAGCTCAACGTGCCCGGCAGCGCCGCGCCGCGGAACCCGTCCCCACCGCACAGGAAACCCGGCAAGTACTACTGCGATCAGCCCCGCGGGCACAAGGCCGCCGAACTCAGCACTTTAGACGGCGCTGCACAG CTGCAGCATAGTCCTCAACTGGGcagccctgtcacctcaccAGCCCAAtcaccagcaccagcccagctgtcaAACATGAAGAACATCCGTCCCACACTGACACCTCTTTCTATTGTGTCCCAGTTTTCTAGACCTTTTGTCCCTGGACAAG GAGATGCCAGATACCCATTGCTTGGCCAACCCCTGCAATACAATCCATCTTTATTACGTGGACAAGTAACAAGCCAACAG TGTCAGCCTGGAAACAGACATGGAAACAGGGGAAAGAAACCAGCAAAGAAGGCTGCTTCAGCAGATCTTGGTGCAGGAGAACCAG ttgTGGGGAAAGTTCTAGAAATTACTGAGCTGCCAGAAGGCATAACTCGTGTGGAAGCAGAGAAGCTCTTTGGAGAACTGTTGAAGGTGGGTGCCAAGATCCGGTGGCTGCGGGACTcgcagtgcctgcagcagcagcagcagcagcggcggctcTGCGGGGACGGGGGCTCGGAGCCGCCCCGCGCCGGGGACTTGGCCTCCACCTACACGGTGCTGGCCACCTTCCCCAGCATGGCGGCCGCGCAGAGCGCACTCAAGAGACAGAGCAGTACCTCAGTCAGCAAGTTCCGCCTGAGAACCAGCAAGAAGCACTACGACCTGCACGTCCTGGAGAGGGCCAGCTCTCAGTAG
- the R3HDM1 gene encoding R3H domain-containing protein 1 isoform X9 codes for MRMSDILTVKDETDAMKGPEAEFKDTDTVENLKKSGSEEQIEVEKDENCPDNKNNMPEKIQIQLSQSFEKEEKPAKDESEKEKSSDKLSRKMLSRDSSQEYTDSTGIDLHEFLVNTLKNNPRDRMMLLKLEQEILDFIGNNEVPRKKFPPMTSYHRMLLHRVAAYFGLEHNVDQSGKSVIVNKTSNTRIPDQKFCEHIKDEKSDDFQKRYILKRDNSSLDKDDNQMRIRLKDDRRSKSIEEREEEYQRARERIFAQDSLCSQENYFTDKRIQEEETNSTQQRRQILRINKEASGRSANSHQSSTETEPRPWSSTDSDSSLRNLKPAVTKASSFSGISVLSRGDSSGSSKSTGRLSKTGQPFLNPDGTPVVYNPPLPQQPARTQVPGAAPQPALPSPAQHQPGASPVLSQQDSLGSQFSQLSLARQQPAGEGGEAGPALFQPGVVLQPPQQPGYILTAAPAAPPAAPAPPYSGPAHPVGQPVLPQQGFVQQPVPQMPPCYCTPSQYPHSSQQYRPVSVHYSTQQNQALPQPGQQTGYQILPNQQQNYQGLVGVQQSQNQNLVSGQHNNIGNQIQGVIVPYPSVPSYQVSVPQGSQAVPQQTYQQPVIIPSQSSQGLPTTGMPVYYSVIPSGQQNNLSSSVGYLQPPGSEQIQFPRTSSPCNSQQLQGQQCAAAVPPPAGAGPGGVVMMQLNVPGSAAPRNPSPPHRKPGKYYCDQPRGHKAAELSTLDGAAQLQHSPQLGSPVTSPAQSPAPAQLSNMKNIRPTLTPLSIVSQFSRPFVPGQGDARYPLLGQPLQYNPSLLRGQVTSQQCQPGNRHGNRGKKPAKKAASADLGAGEPVVGKVLEITELPEGITRVEAEKLFGELLKVGAKIRWLRDSQCLQQQQQQRRLCGDGGSEPPRAGDLASTYTVLATFPSMAAAQSALKRQSSTSVSKFRLRTSKKHYDLHVLERASSQ; via the exons GAGAAGATTCAGATCCAGTTGTCACAGtcttttgaaaaagaagaaaaacctgcaAAGGATgaatcagaaaaggaaaaatccagtgATAAACTGTCCAGAAAAATGTTATCAAGAG ATTCCAGCCAGGAGTATACAGATTCCACTGGTATAGATCTTCATGAATTTTTagtaaatacattaaaaaacaatCCCAG ggacAGAATGATGCTGCTGAAATTAGAACAGGAAATTTTAGATTTCATTGGTAATAATGA AGTACCAAGAAAAAAGTTTCCCCCAATGACATCTTACCATAGAATGCTGTTGCACAGGGTAGCTGCTTACTTTGGATTAGAGCACAACGTGGACCAGAGTGGGAAGTCAGTCATAGTAAATAAAACTAGCAATACAAGAAT ACCTGACCAAAAGTTTTGTGAGCATATAAAGGATGAGAAGAGTGATGACTTCCAGAAGCGGTACATCCTTAAGAGAGATAACTCTAGTTTAGATAAAGATGACAACCAG ATGAGAATACGATTAAAAGATGACAGAAGAAGTAAATCCATAGAAGAACGTGAAGAAGAATATCAGAGAGCTAGAGAAAGGATATTTGCACAAGAT TCCCTGTGTTCCCAAGAGAATTATTTCACTGATAAAAG AATCCAGGAGGAAGAAACTAATAGTACACAACAAAGACGACAGATACTTAG AATCAATAAGGAGGCATCGGGGAGATCGGCCAACAGCCACCAGAGCAGCACGGAGACGGAGCCGcggccctggagcagcaccgACTCCGACAGCTCCCTGCGCAACCTGAAGCCCGCGGTCACCAAGGCCAGCAGCTTCAGCGGCATCTCGGTGCTGAGCCGCGGCgacagctctggcagcagcaagagcacGGGCAGGCTGTCCAAGACAG GCCAGCCGTTCCTCAACCCCGACGGCACTCCGGTTGTGTACAACCCGCCCCTGCCTCAGCAGCCTGCAAGGACCCaagtgcctggagctgcccctcagccagccctgcccagccctgcccagcaccagcccgGAGCCAGCCCCGTCCTCTCACAG caggacagcctGGGGTCGCAGTTCAGCCAGCTGAGCCTGGCGCGGCAGCAGCCGGCGGGGGAAGGCGGGGAGGCGGGCCCGGCGCTGTTCCAGCCCGGCgtggtgctgcagcccccgCAGCAGCCCGGCTACATCCTGACCGCCGCGCCCgcagcgccgcccgccgcgcccgccccgccctACTCGGGGCCCGCGCACCCCGTGGGCCAGCCCGTGCTCCCGCAGCAGGGATTCGTGCAGCAGCCCGTGCCACAG ATGCCACCCTGTTACTGCACCCCCAGCCAGTACCCGCACTCCAGCCAGCAGTACCGCCCTGTTTCTGTCCATTACAGCACGCAGCAGAACCAGGCCCTGCCgcagcctggccagcagacAG GTTACCAGATTTTGCCCAACCAGCAGCAAAACTACCAGGGTTTAGTTGGAGTTCAGCAGTCTCAGAATCAAAATCTAGTCAGTGGCCAACACAACAATATTGGGAATCAAATTCAAGGTGTGATTGTTCCATATCCCTCAGTGCCATCTTATCAG GTTTCGGTGCCTCAAGGTTCCCAAGCAGTGCCCCAGCAGACATATCAGCAGCCTGTTATAATTCCCAGTCAGTCCAGCCAAGGGCTGCCCACCACAGGAATGCCAGTCTACTACAGTGTCATTCCATCAGGTCAACAGAACAACCTAAG TTCATCTGTAGGATATTTGCAGCCTCCTGGATCAGAGCAGATACAATTTCCTAGAACATCATCACCATGCAACTCACAGCAGCTTCAAGGACAGCAGTGTGCAG CCGCGGTGCCGCCgccggccggggccgggcccggggggGTGGTGATGATGCAGCTCAACGTGCCCGGCAGCGCCGCGCCGCGGAACCCGTCCCCACCGCACAGGAAACCCGGCAAGTACTACTGCGATCAGCCCCGCGGGCACAAGGCCGCCGAACTCAGCACTTTAGACGGCGCTGCACAG CTGCAGCATAGTCCTCAACTGGGcagccctgtcacctcaccAGCCCAAtcaccagcaccagcccagctgtcaAACATGAAGAACATCCGTCCCACACTGACACCTCTTTCTATTGTGTCCCAGTTTTCTAGACCTTTTGTCCCTGGACAAG GAGATGCCAGATACCCATTGCTTGGCCAACCCCTGCAATACAATCCATCTTTATTACGTGGACAAGTAACAAGCCAACAG TGTCAGCCTGGAAACAGACATGGAAACAGGGGAAAGAAACCAGCAAAGAAGGCTGCTTCAGCAGATCTTGGTGCAGGAGAACCAG ttgTGGGGAAAGTTCTAGAAATTACTGAGCTGCCAGAAGGCATAACTCGTGTGGAAGCAGAGAAGCTCTTTGGAGAACTGTTGAAGGTGGGTGCCAAGATCCGGTGGCTGCGGGACTcgcagtgcctgcagcagcagcagcagcagcggcggctcTGCGGGGACGGGGGCTCGGAGCCGCCCCGCGCCGGGGACTTGGCCTCCACCTACACGGTGCTGGCCACCTTCCCCAGCATGGCGGCCGCGCAGAGCGCACTCAAGAGACAGAGCAGTACCTCAGTCAGCAAGTTCCGCCTGAGAACCAGCAAGAAGCACTACGACCTGCACGTCCTGGAGAGGGCCAGCTCTCAGTAG